One genomic segment of Impatiens glandulifera chromosome 6, dImpGla2.1, whole genome shotgun sequence includes these proteins:
- the LOC124942216 gene encoding 3-isopropylmalate dehydrogenase, chloroplastic-like, translating into MASQIIKRVLRSRTSSPVVARDLPRTFRSFFSSSASDSNLIRATLFPGDGIGPEIAESVKQVFTAADVPIEWEEHFVGTEVDPRTQSFLTWESLESVRINKVGLKGPMATPIGKGHRSLNLTLRKELNLYANVRPCYSLPGYKTRYDDVNLITIRENTEGEYSGLEHQVVKGVVESLKIITRQASLRVAEYAFYYAKAHGRGRVSAIHKANIMQKTDGLFLKCCREVAAKYPEITYEEVVIDNCCMMLVKNPALFDVLVMPNLYGDIISDLCAGLIGGLGLTPSCNIGEGGIALAEAVHGSAPDIAGKNLANPTALLLSSVTMLRHLELHDKADRIQNAVIGTISEGKYRTADLGGSSSTSDFTKAIIDHL; encoded by the exons CGCACTTTTCGgagtttcttctcttcttccgcATCTGATTCCAATCTAATCCGTGCCACTCTCTTCCCCGGAGATGGAATCGGTCCCGAAATTGCTGAATCTGTCAAACAG gTTTTTACAGCAGCTGATGTTCCTATAGAATGGGAAGAACACTTTGTTGGCACAGAAGTTGATCCAAGGACTCAAAGCTTCCTAACATGGGAAAGTTTGGAATCGGTGCGAATAAACAAGGTTGGCTTAAAAGGACCAATGGCTACACCAATTGGAAAGGGACATAGGTCATTGAACCTTACTTTGAGGAAAGAACTTAATTTGTACGCAAATGTTAGACCTTGCTACAGTCTCCCTGGATACAAGACACGATATGATGATGTAAATCTCATCACCATACGTGAAAACACAGAAGGAGAATACAGTGGCCTCGAACATCAA GTGGTGAAGGGTGTGGTTGAGAGTCTGAAAATCATTACTCGTCAAGCAAGTTTAAGAGTGGCTGAGTATGCTTTCTATTATGCCAAGGCCCATGGAAGGGGAAGAGTGTCGGCTATTCACAAAGCCAACATCATGCAGAAGACTGATGGTCTCTTTCTCAAG TGTTGCCGCGAGGTTGCAGCAAAGTACCCTGAAATAACATACGAAGAAGTTGTCATTGATAACTGTTGCATGATG CTTGTGAAAAACCCGGCTCTTTTTGACGTATTAGTGATGCCTAATTTGTATGGAGATATTATTAGTGATCTTTGTGCTGGTCTCATTGGTGGGTTAGGTCTAACACCAAG CTGTAACATTGGCGAGGGAGGTATTGCTCTTGCAGAGGCTGTCCATGGTTCCGCCCCTGACATCGCTGGAAAG AATTTGGCAAACCCGACAGCTTTGCTTCTGAGTTCGGTTACAATGCTTCGTCATTTGGAGTTACACGATAAGGCTGATCGGATTCAGAATGCTGTAATCGGTACTATATCGGAAGGAAAATACAGAACCGCGGATCTTGGTGGATCTTCATCAACTTCAGATTTCACCAAGGCAATCATTGATCATCTTTGA
- the LOC124942455 gene encoding uncharacterized protein LOC124942455 yields the protein MNHNHPPSPSPSPSADLDLRTAFQVIKQAGSIYLSHIFTFLLLSFLILTFRCNVENGTHLLTGFIDRDPSFRSLLSRLDISGRNVYSSDEGHTLNNQHQHRHHRRRHRRPFLHLTRVGTIDDDFFSGDEENDRFLFGSHSKVQMNDSFIIFSSLDSRLGFSTHVTDNGIKFPETVRRGLSFKLIEESLLSKELDLENETVDSTIKTEKKRDGEKMDLQFLFKGLDLSRSDVSALIFLVFLLSMAYAYVIIGFLVTYSWVLGTVFSIVVNHLIGRYRSWTGILWDGSTLGLKRLSGFILMRWALRDALTQLLGIWFFGEIEDQYSFFKICVRLKLMPFSINSPWVRGFEKETSGFLFSWVLSDIIVEFILAVDCWVAIVDSRKSGREIVKEGLYLLCTMFKQAFTIKCLESLLCGSFTKFAMTRYVGKLFATGFQSVMEVYFMVAWLILYLSMRKKDAIFLGKTFGQRELEGIIHGLR from the coding sequence ATGAACCACAATCATCcgccatctccatctccatcgcCATCGGCGGACCTCGACTTAAGAACAGCGTTTCAAGTAATCAAACAAGCCGGTTCGATCTACTTATCTCACATCTTCACATTTCTCTTGCTTTCCTTTTTGATTCTTACTTTCCGTTGTAATGTCGAAAACGGGACCCACCTTCTGACCGGCTTTATCGATCGAGACCCATCTTTCCGATCACTTCTCTCCCGTCTTGACATTTCCGGTAGAAACGTATACTCCTCCGACGAGGGTCATACACTAAACAACCAACATCAACACCGACATCACAGACGCCGACATCGGAGACCGTTTCTTCATCTTACTCGTGTAGGAACAATCGACGATGATTTCTTCTCCGGTGATGAAGAAAACGATCGTTTTCTATTTGGGTCTCATTCGAAGGTTCAGATGAATGATAGCTTTATAATCTTCAGTAGTTTAGATTCTCGATTAGGGTTCTCAACTCATGTTACTGATAATGGAATTAAGTTTCCTGAAACTGTTCGTCGTGGGTTATCTTTCAAGCTAATTGAAGAGTCCTTGTTATCTAAGGAACTTGATCTTGAAAATGAAACGGTTGATTCAACAATCAAAACAGAGAAAAAAAGGGATGGAGAGAAAATGGATTTGCAATTTCTCTTTAAGGGTTTGGACCTCAGTCGAAGTGATGTATCCGCCTTaatttttcttgttttcttATTATCCATGGCTTATGCTTATGTGATTATAGGGTTTCTCGTCACTTATTCATGGGTTCTTGGAACTGTGTTTTCAATCGTTGTTAATCATTTGATTGGAAGGTATCGTTCTTGGACTGGAATTTTATGGGATGGTTCAACTTTAGGTTTGAAAAGATTGTCTGGTTTCATTCTTATGAGATGGGCATTAAGAGATGCTTTAACCCAGCTTCTAGGAATCTGGTTCTTTGGTGAAATTGAAGATCAATATTCATTCTTCAAGATTTGTGTTAGGTTAAAACTAATGCCATTCTCGATTAATTCGCCATGGGTTAGAGGGTTCGAGAAAGAAACATCAGGGTTTCTGTTTTCATGGGTATTATCCGATATAATCGTGGAGTTCATTTTAGCTGTTGATTGTTGGGTTGCTATTGTGGATTCGAGAAAGAGTGGTAGAGAAATTGTGAAGGAAGGTTTATATTTGTTGTGTACTATGTTTAAGCAGGCTTTTACGATTAAGTGTTTGGAATCATTACTATGTGGTTCTTTTACTAAATTCGCGATGACACGATATGTTGGGAAATTGTTTGCAACTGGTTTTCAATCGGTAATGGAGGTTTACTTTATGGTTGCTTGGCTGATATTATATTTGTCGATGAGGAAAAAAGATGCGATCTTCCTTGGGAAGACGTTTGGGCAGAGAGAATTGGAAGGTATTATTCATGGATTGAGATGA
- the LOC124943090 gene encoding auxin-responsive protein SAUR50-like gives MEFLKAFFKKWKRMGISSKRTTKSSPPCEHYCCCICCWSLWSSFSIHNKEKMFIPRDVPKGHIVVYVGKQSKRYIINISLLNDPLFQELLDRASEEYDFIPASKICIPCDENVFLDIVQHSSNSPTKLSCFS, from the coding sequence ATGGAGTTTCTGAAGGCATTCTTCAAGAAATGGAAGAGAATGGGTATTAGTAGTAAAAGAACAACCAAATCTTCTCCACCATGTGAGCATTATTGCTGCTGCATCTGCTGTTGGAGTTTGTGGTCTTCATTCTCAATTCACAACAAGGAAAAGATGTTCATTCCGAGAGATGTCCCAAAAGGTCACATTGTAGTATATGTTGGCAAACAATCGAAAAGATACATCATTAACATTTCCCTTCTCAACGATCCTCTCTTTCAAGAGTTGTTAGATCGAGCAAGTGAAGAGTACGATTTCATACCCGCTTCCAAAATCTGCATTCCTTGCGACGAGAATGTTTTCCTCGATATTGTCCAGCACTCTTCCAATTCCCCAACAAAACTATCCTGTTTCTCTTGA